One segment of Triticum aestivum cultivar Chinese Spring chromosome 2A, IWGSC CS RefSeq v2.1, whole genome shotgun sequence DNA contains the following:
- the LOC123188690 gene encoding uncharacterized protein isoform X5, translating to MWAGSEVGEDSSAGRQQASVLRSVASLFFSLRLAALFPRRGEAANDREKEQAVDECKQKGHIVLVMSGWRYCDLMSLEQSDPSKIGRATASTSDGNTPRD from the exons ATGTGGGCGGGGtcagaggttggggaagactcgtCGGCTGGGCGACAGCAAGCTTCG GTTCTACGATCTGTTGCATCTCTTTTCTTCTCGTTAAGGTTAGCTGCTCTATTTCCTAG GAGAGGGGAGGCGGCCAATGACAGGGAGAAGGAGCAGGCCGTCGACGAGTGCAAGCAGAAGG GGCATATTGTTTTGGTTATGAGTGGTTGGAGATATTGTGACTTGATGTCCCTGGAGCAGTCAGACCCTTCCAAGATAG GTCGAGCGACGGCGAGCACATCCGACGGCAACACACCAAG AGACTAG
- the LOC123188690 gene encoding uncharacterized protein isoform X7, whose product MWAGSEVGEDSSAGRQQASVLRSVASLFFSLRRGEAANDREKEQAVDECKQKGHIVLVMSGWRYCDLMSLEQSDPSKIGRATASTSDGNTPRD is encoded by the exons ATGTGGGCGGGGtcagaggttggggaagactcgtCGGCTGGGCGACAGCAAGCTTCG GTTCTACGATCTGTTGCATCTCTTTTCTTCTCGTTAAG GAGAGGGGAGGCGGCCAATGACAGGGAGAAGGAGCAGGCCGTCGACGAGTGCAAGCAGAAGG GGCATATTGTTTTGGTTATGAGTGGTTGGAGATATTGTGACTTGATGTCCCTGGAGCAGTCAGACCCTTCCAAGATAG GTCGAGCGACGGCGAGCACATCCGACGGCAACACACCAAG AGACTAG
- the LOC123188690 gene encoding uncharacterized protein isoform X6, whose amino-acid sequence MTGRRSRPSTSASRRFPVTGSLKLMTGHIVLVMSGWRYCDLMSLEQSDPSKIGRATASTSDGNTPSKKEAGAKRK is encoded by the exons ATGACAGGGAGAAGGAGCAGGCCGTCGACGAGTGCAAGCAGAAGG TTTCCGGTGACTGGAAGTCTGAAACTGATGACAGGGCATATTGTTTTGGTTATGAGTGGTTGGAGATATTGTGACTTGATGTCCCTGGAGCAGTCAGACCCTTCCAAGATAG GTCGAGCGACGGCGAGCACATCCGACGGCAACACACCAAG CAAAAAAGAAGCAGGAGCAAAACGAAAGTGA
- the LOC123188690 gene encoding uncharacterized protein isoform X3, producing MWAGSEVGEDSSAGRQQASVLRSVASLFFSLRLAALFPRRGEAANDREKEQAVDECKQKGHIVLVMSGWRYCDLMSLEQSDPSKIGRATASTSDGNTPSKKEAGAKRK from the exons ATGTGGGCGGGGtcagaggttggggaagactcgtCGGCTGGGCGACAGCAAGCTTCG GTTCTACGATCTGTTGCATCTCTTTTCTTCTCGTTAAGGTTAGCTGCTCTATTTCCTAG GAGAGGGGAGGCGGCCAATGACAGGGAGAAGGAGCAGGCCGTCGACGAGTGCAAGCAGAAGG GGCATATTGTTTTGGTTATGAGTGGTTGGAGATATTGTGACTTGATGTCCCTGGAGCAGTCAGACCCTTCCAAGATAG GTCGAGCGACGGCGAGCACATCCGACGGCAACACACCAAG CAAAAAAGAAGCAGGAGCAAAACGAAAGTGA
- the LOC123188690 gene encoding uncharacterized protein isoform X4, translated as MWAGSEVGEDSSAGRQQASVLRSVASLFFSLRRGEAANDREKEQAVDECKQKGHIVLVMSGWRYCDLMSLEQSDPSKIGRATASTSDGNTPSKKEAGAKRK; from the exons ATGTGGGCGGGGtcagaggttggggaagactcgtCGGCTGGGCGACAGCAAGCTTCG GTTCTACGATCTGTTGCATCTCTTTTCTTCTCGTTAAG GAGAGGGGAGGCGGCCAATGACAGGGAGAAGGAGCAGGCCGTCGACGAGTGCAAGCAGAAGG GGCATATTGTTTTGGTTATGAGTGGTTGGAGATATTGTGACTTGATGTCCCTGGAGCAGTCAGACCCTTCCAAGATAG GTCGAGCGACGGCGAGCACATCCGACGGCAACACACCAAG CAAAAAAGAAGCAGGAGCAAAACGAAAGTGA
- the LOC123188690 gene encoding uncharacterized protein isoform X2 encodes MWAGSEVGEDSSAGRQQASVLRSVASLFFSLRRGEAANDREKEQAVDECKQKGHIVLVMSGWRYCDLMSLEQSDPSKIGEPDFFCNSSTTVHEKEYVLPIGTISCGGLVLPLYFVTLWCP; translated from the exons ATGTGGGCGGGGtcagaggttggggaagactcgtCGGCTGGGCGACAGCAAGCTTCG GTTCTACGATCTGTTGCATCTCTTTTCTTCTCGTTAAG GAGAGGGGAGGCGGCCAATGACAGGGAGAAGGAGCAGGCCGTCGACGAGTGCAAGCAGAAGG GGCATATTGTTTTGGTTATGAGTGGTTGGAGATATTGTGACTTGATGTCCCTGGAGCAGTCAGACCCTTCCAAGATAGGTGAGCCTGATTTCTTCTGCAATTCTTCCACCACAGTACATGAAAAGGAATATGTTCTACCTATCGGCACCATTTCTTGTGGAGGATTGGTGCTTCCCCTTTATTTTGTCACACTTTGGTGTCCTTGA
- the LOC123188690 gene encoding uncharacterized protein isoform X1, whose protein sequence is MWAGSEVGEDSSAGRQQASVLRSVASLFFSLRLAALFPRRGEAANDREKEQAVDECKQKGHIVLVMSGWRYCDLMSLEQSDPSKIGEPDFFCNSSTTVHEKEYVLPIGTISCGGLVLPLYFVTLWCP, encoded by the exons ATGTGGGCGGGGtcagaggttggggaagactcgtCGGCTGGGCGACAGCAAGCTTCG GTTCTACGATCTGTTGCATCTCTTTTCTTCTCGTTAAGGTTAGCTGCTCTATTTCCTAG GAGAGGGGAGGCGGCCAATGACAGGGAGAAGGAGCAGGCCGTCGACGAGTGCAAGCAGAAGG GGCATATTGTTTTGGTTATGAGTGGTTGGAGATATTGTGACTTGATGTCCCTGGAGCAGTCAGACCCTTCCAAGATAGGTGAGCCTGATTTCTTCTGCAATTCTTCCACCACAGTACATGAAAAGGAATATGTTCTACCTATCGGCACCATTTCTTGTGGAGGATTGGTGCTTCCCCTTTATTTTGTCACACTTTGGTGTCCTTGA
- the LOC123188690 gene encoding uncharacterized protein isoform X8, with protein sequence MWAGSEVGEDSSAGRQQASVLRSVASLFFSLRLAALFPRRGEAANDREKEQAVDECKQKVSGDWKSETDDRAYCFGYEWLEIL encoded by the exons ATGTGGGCGGGGtcagaggttggggaagactcgtCGGCTGGGCGACAGCAAGCTTCG GTTCTACGATCTGTTGCATCTCTTTTCTTCTCGTTAAGGTTAGCTGCTCTATTTCCTAG GAGAGGGGAGGCGGCCAATGACAGGGAGAAGGAGCAGGCCGTCGACGAGTGCAAGCAGAAGG TTTCCGGTGACTGGAAGTCTGAAACTGATGACAGGGCATATTGTTTTGGTTATGAGTGGTTGGAGATATTGTGA
- the LOC123188690 gene encoding uncharacterized protein isoform X9 → MWAGSEVGEDSSAGRQQASVLRSVASLFFSLRRGEAANDREKEQAVDECKQKVSGDWKSETDDRAYCFGYEWLEIL, encoded by the exons ATGTGGGCGGGGtcagaggttggggaagactcgtCGGCTGGGCGACAGCAAGCTTCG GTTCTACGATCTGTTGCATCTCTTTTCTTCTCGTTAAG GAGAGGGGAGGCGGCCAATGACAGGGAGAAGGAGCAGGCCGTCGACGAGTGCAAGCAGAAGG TTTCCGGTGACTGGAAGTCTGAAACTGATGACAGGGCATATTGTTTTGGTTATGAGTGGTTGGAGATATTGTGA